The nucleotide sequence ATGATACCGGTGCattactttttaaaatttttatgttttagttGATTATAAAATACAGGCCTTGGCAAGATTAATAAGGTTGCTCCTTTCTGACATGGATAACTAGAGTTCAAATCACCAAAACATCCTCTTCGTTCGCAAAAGTTAAAGGCTGTCTACATACACACTTCTCGGACTCTGCATGATGGAACATCATTCACTGAGCTGCCTTCTGGTTTGAATCGATTATGATGTTCATGGTGCTTTTGTTTTAAACTCGAGGCGTGACCATACCACTTGACTAATGTGCACATGATCTTGACTATATTATTTTACTGAATgctcatgaatttatgtttgtTGTTTGTGTTTCTTTTATATTTGTTTAAAAGTGCTTGTCTTAATCCAGGTTTGGGCTGGTCCTCTTTCCGGAAACCGCTTGGTTGTGGCTTTATGGAACCGATGTTCCCAAGCTGTCACAATTACTGTTACATGGGAAACACTTGGTCTCGACAACACAACTTGCTTTTCTGTAAGGGATTTGTGGAAGGTACGTGTAACTTTGTTTACTAAAGGTAGCTTGCAGGATCTTGTTTGCTTATGTACTTGCATAAATGATCCTGTATCAATGTTTAAAGGATATCATAGAGTAAAATAAACTAATCATATGATGCAAATTGCTCATGTGTCCTATCGACAGCAAGTTCTAGTGGGACTTCAATCTATCCAGTGATAGCTAGTTTGAAGGTTTGCTATTCAGAATAAGTCTTCCTGTTAGAGTTATTAGATTTAGCATTCAGGATCACTCAACACCTGCTCTGGGGTCCATCTGAAACGGGCAGCCGTATCAACCACTGATACAAATTAGGTCCAGTTTGCAGTTTAATTTACCATATCAGGTCAATGGTTCACGTATACTCTGAACCTATGTTTCATCGGTAAATATCTCCTAGACGAAAATAAAGGTTTGAACAATGGTAAGGCAATCAACCATTGGTGGTGTACTGGGGAGGTTTTGTAGCGAGTTCAACACTAGTAGTAACGATCTTTGTTCACATCGTCAAACTTATTGTTTGATCCTAAACAGGAAATTGTCAATTCAGGAAAGCTATCTTAGCTATACTTAtctccttttcttcctctctaTTCTTGCTGCATGATTGAACATGATACTTATTGTTTGGTCCTAAACAGGAAATTGTCAATTCAGGAAAGCTATCTTAGCTATACAAACTTAtctccttttcttcctctctaTTCTTGCTGCATGATTGAACATGATCGGCTACATGTTTAACTGATCTAGTCTTGCTTTAACACAGCATGAGACCCTGGAAGGAAACATGGCTGGAAGACTTGGAGCCGAGGTTGACTCTCATGACTGCAAAATGTTCATCCTCTCACCGCCGGCGTCGACTTCCATCGTTGTAATGTAATAGTCTCTCTCCGTACCATGCTCTATCTTGCACAGGACATCGTGTCATTATTCTTATGGATTCTTGAAATCGAATTGAAGTGGACAGGACGCTTAAGTCCAACATGTCTTTGTTGAGTAGAAGCATTAGTAGTGTTTGAGGTCATATACAGGCATTGTCGTCTACTCCAAACCATCAACTTGATTCGGGTGAATGTTAATGGCTAATCAAACTGTAGAAGACAAAAAAAGAAGACCATGAGGGTTTAGAGCATATGCTTCTCACTAGAGATTCCTACATGTGGAAATACGGAACAACAAGTCGAGTAATTATGGCTACATGAAGTTATGGGAATATGTATGATGGAAACAACTCCATTGTGGCCACATCAATCCGTTATCATAATACATACCTGATCATCACATCATCGGCAGACAAGCATGCACATAGCACATTGCGATACCCAAAAACAATCTTAAGGTCTTTGGGTGTACTCTAAACATGATCAGAGCTCAAGTACAATAACAATCCTAACAAAACCAACAACAGTTAACTCTAAGCAGGAACAAACCATGCTACAGTGAGCCACAAAGATGTTTCACCACGCCGTCAAGATTGCGACGACCGTTATCTGGTCCACCAATAATCCCCCAGGCCTCGAACTGCCGTTGCCGAGCCCTtgccctctccttctcctcttctggtTTGGTTGAGAAGCAATGCGGGCAAGACACACCATATTCCCATTCCGGAGCTTCCATGTCTGCATCGCTCACAGGTTGCTTACACCCATAGCACAGTTTATATGTTCCTTGCACTAATCCATGTTCAACAGAAACCCTTTTGTCAAACACAAAGCACTCCCCATCCCATAAAGACTCGGCCCTTGGAACTTCCTCGAGATATTTCAAAATCCCGCCCTCCAAATGATAAACCTGGAAGAAATTCCAACAAGGATTCAGGAAGCAAGTCACGAATCATGTTTAAGTACATTAAATATGATCACATCTCGTGTTGGGATCCTGGGAGCCAACCCCTTGAAATGATCAGAATTCAGCTTCGAACATACCTCCTTGAAACCTTTGCTAAGGAGAAAGCTTGAAGCCTTCTCACATCTGATTCCACCCGTGCAATACATTGCTACACGAGGTAACTTTGTACGTTCTTGTATTTGAGTCTCCTTCAGTTCACCTATGTTATCAGCAGTGTAATCTGACTGGTGGCTCTCTGTTTTAACCAACTGAAATTGATGGTCCACCCAAGATGGGAACTCCCTGAATGCAGTGGTGGATGGATCAACTGCACCTCTAAACATTCCAATTCTAGTTTCATAGGTATTACGGACATCAATTACCATCTGATACAGCCCAAGAGAAAAACATGGTTGATAGAAGACAATAAGAACATCAtctagaagaaaataaataaacaaaactgTGTTTCTGGAACTAAGGTTCATAGTACAAAAACTGTCATGTCTAAAATTAAAACAGTAGGACAGAACCAGTCAGCAAAAGTACTAGTACTTTCTAGATGTTTGCATTAACACATTGATTCAAAAGAAAACTGGTTTAAGACAACAtgttatattaataataattttagtgaAGCACAGAGGAAACATTCACCAAATTAACCTGAATGAAAGAGCACAAGTGAACGATGGTAATACATCAGACACTTGAGTGACAACAGCGGTTTCACACAAAACTACACAAGAAAACTAAATAAAtcgatttccaaaatcctgataaCATAGTGGAAGAAGAATCAACCTGCCACTAGGAACTTCTGAAGTGCACTGGAGGAGAAAATAAagcttgcaaagatttatatagagAGGCTGTGCAGAGGTATTATTACTTTCAATTCTTGCTATATTCCCTTGCTTTCAGTATTCACTCACTTAGTAAGATAGTAAATTAGTAACAGCTAGAAGCATTTCCCAGTTTAGCTGTAATTAAGAAAGATGATCTTATTGACCATTATTTCCACTTCCATTTGTTCAATATGAATAAacaataaatacatacatacatacatatatatatatatatatatatatgtactggTAAAACAATATAACAAATTGAAACTTGAAGCTACTCACAGTATCTGGGTCACTTATCAACGTGTTCCAATCCTTTGGCTTTACATATTGGCCTACCATCTTGGTAGGCATTACTCTTGGATCTCCAAAAGAAACAATCTAAAAATATGAATACAGCATCATCATAAAACACAATGTGAGTTTTATTtggaaaaaaatcaacaaagttAGAAAACAAAAAGCTCACAGCTTTCCTCAATTTACATGAGGATGAAGGAAGATTCTTTCAAGTCGACCAACAATACCTCTTGCTTCAGCTTGACTCGAACATGATCCCACCGAAATGGTGCATCTTCACCTGCACCAAGGGGGGAATGGCTAGTATGTCCATGGTGGATAGCCTCATCCTCAGGACTAACAGGTGACTCCACTAATCTAAGGCCCTTCAGTCGCTCATCAGACTGAATAAATTTCAAAACCTTCTCCACTGATGCTGGTGTCCCGCATATGCTGCCGTTTATTCCTTCTGGTGCAAGAATAATACCTCCTGAGACACGCTGAACAGAATCAGCTATGTGAGTTATAATTCCGACTTGCATGAAAGTGTACTTGTGGCAGAAAGAAAGAGAGCATCTACTTTATGATGTTGATGAAACATAAGACAGTCACGTAGTAAATATAAATGGTAATGTCCTTCTGGAAGGGCTAACAAGTGCAATCTATCTGCTTCCCGTCAGTCTTCATAAAGACATTTGTTACCACTCGGTTGACTATCTACCCAAAGGGCTTCACCATTTTATGATTATAAGGTGTTTTGCCATCATCAAACACATCTATCTAACCTTTGCCCCTAAGGTGGGAAACATATTCATGGTGATCATCTTGGTGACATTTACTCTTGGCTAGTCAAAGATTCGTGTTTCAACTAGTACATAGATCTCATGTGAATTAATCACCTAAGCTCCTGCTAGTTATTCTTGATGTTTAGACTCTGAACGTTTATAGTTTGGTGGCTGAATCCCCTTCTTAAACAGAATTTACTATTACAACAGTAGTTTGATTCTGACATTGATCAACATTCTAATTTTTTACCCTTGTAAAAGTCTGTCACAGTGGCACCTGAAAATATGGGTCCAATACATATATCCATCTATGTCTTCTCATATAAAATCACCTGATTGAATTTGCAGGTTCTGTATTTTGCCGTCAAGTAGTAATATCTAATTACCTTCAATTTAAAAGTAGTAGTTAATTGTATATTTATCATAAATCTTACAAAAATGAACATGCTTGcccttttttacaaaaaaaagatAGTAGATATATCCTCTTTTCTTTTAAACAGACATTTATTTCATAACTATTATTACTACATCTCATGGTTTTCTTTATTCATAAAATTTAGAACTCCTTTATGGACCAATATAGCATACTAAAATCCTTAACTATGTGCCACATGCATTAATTAGATTACACCTGTGATGGCCAGAATACAAACCTAGTAAACTTTTTATTCCGGTCTTTAACACATGCTGGTACAATTAACCTAATTGGGTTTACTCATAACAACAAGGAATATGGCTTTCCTCTAAAACAATGTATCCTGGGCTGAACTTTGCTTTTCAAGTCAGTGGCATACCCTATTTAGTCAAAATATAGTAAAGGAGTTCATAAGCATCCAAGTCCAAATGAGTTTGTCTTTTCATAAGTGTTGATTTAGGCACTTCTTTGGACGCATATTCTCAACCATGAATCTTAATTCTCTAACTAAGATGGACTTGGATTGTCCTCTAAACCTATAGTTTTTTATCCAAATAGCAAGATAAGCATTCACATCTTGtacaagtcaatcttttaatttaaacaaataattttaatgttctacATCTCAAGTAAAATTTCATGTCTACTAAAATTACTCGATTGTTTATACGAACAATATTTTGGGAGGTTAAGTCAGCATATCCTTTACTATTCTGCGATTTCCTTTTCTTCCATTATACTTGGACAGACAAACATATGCACCTGACGTCTATCAACTACAAAAGACAAGAAACATCTAAAATTGTAATTTAAATTCCTCTAGTTGTTTCCTTTTAGCATGCATTCCAagataataacaaaagaaaatgacACATCATTAGCATACATGacggaaagaagaagaaaatttttgcACAGTAGTACATAAAATCTTAGGGATTCCACATCAATCCCCTAAATCTCACATGTGTATATTAGCCCCTGAAATCCCTAATCACGTCTATTCTTGGTTTCGAATCTGCTTGTTCTTTGCAAGCTTTCATAAATAGGAAGCACCCAAAGAAAGGAAATAAACCATTGTGAACAATGACATCCGAAAGATTTCATGAGGTCACACACCATGGCACCAGACATCACTCACATTCAGGAACAGAAAAGAACCAAAAGGACAATTTATATGCTAAGATAACTCGAAATCAAAAATTCAAGAACGGTCGGAACGCACGAAGAGGTGAGATATTTCCACTTACCACGTCCTCGCAAAGATCTTTCAGTGGCTGCCGCATTGCGGCATGGTCCGGAAAATCCGCGAACCTGTAGAAGGACACTACCACGAGAAGGGGGGCCGGACCGTCCGCAGCCTCGGACGAGCTCAAGGCGGCGACCGACGAGGTAATTCCCCTGGCTCCAGAGAGGACTCGCGGTGCGGCGATCTGGAGGCTCCGGGGACTCGGAATGAATGGGTTAGGGACGGAGAGATTAAGGGTGTGGTGGTGGTGAGGGGTCACGGTTTTCTCCGCCCCCGAGGCCATGGGGAGAGGGAATccactagggttagggttagcgtTAGGGTTGGGTTTCACGGAGGGGCGAGAGAGCATTCCCAGTAGAGCCGCGGCCGCGCCCCTACCGCAACTGCTCTTGGAGAAGGCGAGCGGCGGCGAAGATAACATTAGACTCCGTTTCCCACCGATCACAGAGGAAACGGATTCCTTGAATCCTTTTTGTGGCTCTTATTGGGTTAGACCCGCTTTCCTAGTGGGCTCCACCCGTTATTTAAACGGGTTAAAACCCATAGCAAATCCGCATTAGAATTGACACAGGGAAAATGGATTCAAGAAGCAGCATATCGGATCCAAAATTGGACTCCATTAGTCAGCTGTCACAATAGTCTACTGCGTGCAGCTTGCACtgtacatgaagaagaagaagaagaagaagaagaagggcatCTGTAGCCCACTGGCTTCAGAGGTGCAACTCTCAACCTGCAACCTCATAGCCACACAAACTTATACTAGCTTTACACCATGAGAGAACTGTGAGCAAGTCCAAGTCTTCTGAATCTGAGTTCTTCTACAGGAAGAAACAATCAGAGTCGACGCCAAGCAGACTCTCCCACTCAAGCAGGCCCTCCATGAACTCCATCTCCACACTGCTGGTAGGAGCCTGGAACCCGGAAGTCACATCGCCATGgtcatgacctgcaagtggagcaaCTGGTGCAGCGACTGCAGGGTTCGAGGTAGCCGCCGGCGATGAGCTGACGGTGGTCAGATTGCTCAGTACCTCTTCATCGCACTCCTTTTTGAGAGAAGGATGTGGGGCTTCTCGTGTAATCTTCTCTGAGTCTGCTCCAAAGCTAATCAGATGGGAGGAGTTCCCGGAGTCCATGGCTGAGATGATAACCTGAGGGGCCATGGAGGGACTCTTGCATGTGTGCTCACCCAAGTAAGTGACGATGTAAGTGGAGGGATCATCCTGTGATTTCTGGACCTGCCTGACGGCCATGCAACCTTGATCATGCTTGTGGGTGCATCTGAAGTAGCTCCTGCAACATCAGAACCAGCAGTGTCATCAACTTAGTTCCTCCATTGCCATGACACTCTTGGCAATCTCAAACAGTAGTTTGATGGCAAATAGGAAGTACCTTGGATATTTGGCACTTTGGATAACCTTCTGCCCATATTTCCTCCATGTGTGGCCATCATCCAAAGACGATGATATGACCTTTGTCCATGAATATGGCCGTGATCTGCAacacaaaataacatatatgctTCAATATATGTCTAAGAAATGTATCTATATGACAGAAAAACTAAGATTAGGTTGCAATCTAATCTAACCTATCTACTATAGATAAGACGAACAAGGAAGCAAAGGAAGTCACCTTCTCCTGCAAAGTCTTCTCCTCTCTCCCACCGAGCTGATCTTACTCTTCCCACCTGAGATCTCGCGCAGCTGATCCTCTCCGGTGTCAGCCACCGCCGCTGTCTCCTCAAAGACGGCTAAGGTGAGAGCTCTCGATACCGAATCCATGAGCTCATCGAAGGCGGACTTGGCCGCTGCATGCTCGAAAAACAAAGGTCGTAGCATGACGCCGAGATGCGAGGCGGTCTCCCGGATTCTGATCAAGCTCTGGACTGCTGGCCGGTCGGCCACCGATGAGGCCGCTACCTTCGTGGGGGACGACGACATAGCCTGATCGATCCTTCCTCCCCTGTTCACCTAGACGACTTGTCGATTAAGCTGCAAGGGAAATGAGAGGGAGCTGTTCATCTACTTATATAGAGAGTTGTCGTTCTGAAGGAAAATTCACGGAAATACATGGCTAGAGGAAGCTACAAGGAAGAGAGGGCGACGTCGAGCAGTCTAGTTCACAGGCGTCATCTCTATCGTCAGTGGGATGACGACTCGAGGGTGAGCTTACGCTGCAGCCGATGGATACGTCGTGGCGGGTTCGTCGAAATCAAGCACAGCGCAAGTTGGGTGTTCTCATATCCACAAGTCTCGGAAAGTAACAGGAAAAGGAAGCGACTCAAGTGTGAATGCAAAGAGAGCCTACATCACGATACACTTCTCAGATCAGCAGGTTTCAGCTTTGTCTTCGATGAGTGTCAGTAGAGTTTCTTGCGCGTGCCATAGGTTAACTCTGCATCTGATTGGTTGATTAGATCCGCACGAACGAGACTTCTTTAATCCTTGGCTTGTGTTCTTTTCCGATGCTTCAATGGTGACAATCTTCAAGTTTCTTCACGGAAGCTTCTTGGAAGGGAATAAAAATAGTACAAAACCTATGAGAGCAGGTGGCATTTGTCCATGAACGGACAAAGGAAAAGCCAAGAGTGGGGCAGATGCAGGGGGCGACAAGGCAGAAACTAGTTGCCATGGAGACAAGGAGAACTCTGGATGAGAGAGATTTGTGGACTCAAACCATCATGAGGAGATAAGGATGAGGAATACTGCATCTAACATGCATGAGAAGGTACAATGTGAAGTCCCTTTCAACTTTCAATGTATGAGAAGTTTTCCTCTCTGTGTTACCTTTCGACAGTCTGCTCTTTCAATTCTTTCGGCTTTAGAATAACTTAACTATTTGATAaggacacacacatatatatatatatatatatatatattgccacTTGTGTCGCACGAGCCCACTTTAGTCTCGCCTCCTACTAACCCGTCAAATCTAACGATTTCCGTCAAATGTACCGTCAAGAATCACGGCTTCACCGTCAAACGCGGCCGTCGTCGAACTCCTTTGCGGTGGCCCACCCCTGCTCCTGCTAGAGAAGGCTTTGCTGGGCCTCTCCGAGGAGGTGACGCTCGCCAGCGTCGAATTCAAGCTCCTGATGCACACCAACATGCATCTGATCATGTTCAACTGCGGCTTCCAGGGCATGCTCGAGGCTGCTGACGGCCTTGTAATCTCTGAAAGGAAGTACTCATCGACTCGCGACAAAAGGTGATAAGAAGGCCTTGCTTATTTGATCTGCAACATTGCTCATGTGGAATAAGGCAAAGCGGGATGTGATGGTACTTCAATGCAGCTCCATGTTCGCAGTGCTGTGTCTGCTTTATGAGAAAAGGAACATGAGAAGAGAAGAAATCTTGCCTTCCTGTTCTTTTCTCTCCTTTTCGGTGGGATCACAACTCCACAAACCGACCAAATCTTGTGTGCTATGACTAAAGAAAGGATCCAAGAAGAAAGTTGAAGGCacgaaagcagcagcagcagcaacaacaacaaccaatCCCCACATTTTGGGATCTATCAGGTAGATGATATGAAGCACATTTTAAGTACAATCACGAAGCTTTTCAGCAAAAATCTACAATTAGAGAGCTGGGATTTCCAACCAGTACTACTTCTTTTCATCAGTTCTTGTATTTGTGTATATATGATTGAGAAATTGTGTTAGAGTTTTCTATATATTAATTTACGTTGTTTTTGTGAAAGCTTTACTGTACTTATTTGATGTTTCATGTCTCATTAGTTTATTTGATCCAgtattcctcttcccttcttcccTCAGGTTTTGCTGCTTATCAGCTAACGAGTGCCTTAACCTTGAGCTGCTTGTAATATTAATGGTTTTAAGGTGGGGAGGAAAAAGGGACAGTTGAAAGGCAAAGTAGGTTGGCATGCAAACATACATCTCAATTTAAGAAAGTGAACACATGCATTAGGAAGTGTGGAGAAGCATAATTTCTTGTTATGCCCCTTCCAGAAGGAATCCAGTTGAGAGGGCATTCTTCAGCCCATGTTGCAGCTTGTCATGGTGAATTGCTGCACAAAGATGAAGCTgtggttctttttctttttctgcttCTTGTTACTTTATTGATGTGCTTGAGAAGGGCAGGGTGGGGAGGATGGTGTGATGATGCACAAGCTTCCTGTCTAAATTATGGTGGAGGAGTGCTACATATCTTGACCTTGGATTCTAGGAGCTAATGAAATAGGGATGGCTTTTACCTTGTGTTGCCCAACATAAGTTGCATTCCTAGAGATCTTGGTCTCTTATTCTAAATCTATGTGAACATTTGCTTTCTAGCAGCTACTCAATGTCTCAGTTGTCCTTGTGCTTTACAGCACCATCATCTTTTGGAGCCTTCTTGAAATCCTGCTGTTGAAGTCTTTGTCCCTTAAAGAAATCCCAATCTGTGATTTCTGATATATAATTGGATAAGAATCTACTTTTCACTTGTGATGAAAAGATGAGGCAAGAATCCTTGTAGCACCAGACTCTGTTAGGTGCTCCCAATTTCTTCCCCAAGGATACAGACTGCAATCTGATGACCATTAAGTTGGCCTAAAGGCCAAAACCATTGTGTGTGGTTGGTCAGTGGCATAGCTTTGTATGTCCAGTGAGACTGCAAGATCATGAGTTGTTGAGAGCAGCTGGGACCTCATAGGTCACCATTAATAAACCTATTGAAGCTACCTGATTCACAGAGTTCATTGACTTCACCTTAAAATTTTAGCCTTCAAAGTTTATTCTTGGTATATAGGTGACATCTTCTTCCTTTTAACTACCTCATCTTTTCTCCCCTTTGGAAATGATTTAGTGCTCCTGGAGAAAGCTAATAAAGCATCACTGTCTTCTTTGCCTGTTCTAGTACTGCAAAATAAAAGGCTGCAATCTATTTCCTCTTCTTGCCACTCATGAATAATGTTCCTTGTTTGTGATGAATAGAACCAAATCTAGATGTTTTTTCCTTCAATGTTTTCTAAATGGTGATGAGCTATAGTTGTGAGGTTCTTCTAATATGCAGACCTAACATTAATGTGGTCTAACCCTACAATTTTTTGAGTTGTAGAGTTTGATGCAACTAAATGAAGCTACTGGTTGATCAAACAAAGAACAACAGAGGATAATTTAGTCTCTTTGATAGAATTTTGATTGTTTAGCATAATAGAAAAATACAGATGTTGTCTATAGCATCATAATCAGACTATAAATATTAGTCCCTTTGAAACCACAGTCAATCAAAGGCCATCTGTGAGAGCATTAATCATATAAGCTGGTTCTATGGCCATCCTTTCTAATACATGTGGTCTGTGTGCAATGGTCCCATAGATATCAACAGTGTCATTCTGTCAGACAAAAGATCTAATGGTCACTTTCTAAATTGACTAAACTCCTAATAGCACATACATTTTTCCTGAAGAACTTCCACTTGTCCACAGCATTAATAATGTCAACAGTACCAGTCTATTTTATTGAGTGTACTGAAGTAGGACAGGCTGAGCCATCTCTTTCAAGTTTCAACTGTGACCATTGTCTCCTTATCACTCTTGTGCTCTTATTTGATTTTTTACTTCAGCAAATGCAACAGGAACTCATAGTCATCTTAACTGATAGGGCACATTTTGGATCTCAGCCACGTCATAACCCACGCCACATCATGCTTCTGCCGAGTCAGCACGAGGGCTGACTTCTCGCGCTGAACTGAAACCCGTACAGGGAGGATCCCCCTCGGTAAGTCCCGTCTCAGAAAGCTCGGGATGGCACcgtattgacacggacttagctggatttgcctaagtcgtgcggcaccctcacgcttccgtccgcaaaggtcagcctccccgaagcctcccattgtcccttaggaccaccaaaagagagaacgggttagagagaacgcctccaacgggatccacaagcaaacatctccgaaaaacacttcatagacaatgcaaattacaaacagactttacaagctctgaacagtggcacaacaaagggtaaaatggtccattacagaccgaaaagctctcgcacgtgtctacatgacacaacctttatttacaagcctaaagaggccaccaacccaactaaaatgggacttataagccttcggctgcccctttacattctgtacaaggcatgaacatgccaaacgacacggacatacataagcattacatcaaacaccttgtttagaagtttgtccgtgacattctcccccacttatcccttcgacgtcctcgtcgaagcctttgtgaacactgcaactcttcacctttgctgagtcttcaatcttctgctttagctgcaatgcgcctcctggctcccagctgctctccgctgctgtttctgagtagtcgaacctttgatccgccatgctgcttcaactcaccaatgactcttgactctggtgtggggttggctgagttgtgttgatcattgttgattcttacggatcccccaaatgaaggaaaaagaccatccttactgcgccagtctctcaaaatttccacatgctgcttga is from Musa acuminata AAA Group cultivar baxijiao chromosome BXJ1-6, Cavendish_Baxijiao_AAA, whole genome shotgun sequence and encodes:
- the LOC103987930 gene encoding rhodanese-like domain-containing protein 7, producing MLSSPPLAFSKSSCGRGAAAALLGMLSRPSVKPNPNANPNPSGFPLPMASGAEKTVTPHHHHTLNLSVPNPFIPSPRSLQIAAPRVLSGARGITSSVAALSSSEAADGPAPLLVVVSFYRFADFPDHAAMRQPLKDLCEDVRVSGGIILAPEGINGSICGTPASVEKVLKFIQSDERLKGLRLVESPVSPEDEAIHHGHTSHSPLGAGEDAPFRWDHVRVKLKQEIVSFGDPRVMPTKMVGQYVKPKDWNTLISDPDTMVIDVRNTYETRIGMFRGAVDPSTTAFREFPSWVDHQFQLVKTESHQSDYTADNIGELKETQIQERTKLPRVAMYCTGGIRCEKASSFLLSKGFKEVYHLEGGILKYLEEVPRAESLWDGECFVFDKRVSVEHGLVQGTYKLCYGCKQPVSDADMEAPEWEYGVSCPHCFSTKPEEEKERARARQRQFEAWGIIGGPDNGRRNLDGVVKHLCGSL
- the LOC103987931 gene encoding transcription factor WRKY45-2; the protein is MSSSPTKVAASSVADRPAVQSLIRIRETASHLGVMLRPLFFEHAAAKSAFDELMDSVSRALTLAVFEETAAVADTGEDQLREISGGKSKISSVGERRRLCRRRSRPYSWTKVISSSLDDGHTWRKYGQKVIQSAKYPRSYFRCTHKHDQGCMAVRQVQKSQDDPSTYIVTYLGEHTCKSPSMAPQVIISAMDSGNSSHLISFGADSEKITREAPHPSLKKECDEEVLSNLTTVSSSPAATSNPAVAAPVAPLAGHDHGDVTSGFQAPTSSVEMEFMEGLLEWESLLGVDSDCFFL